CAGCCAGACCGGCACGCCATGGCTGTCGATCAGAGGCCTGCTGATGAAGTAGCCCCAGAGATACACCACGGGATAGAGCACCAGCAGCACGATGAGGTTGCTCTTCCAGATGAAGCCCGGTCCCTGCGCCGGCGCCTCAACCTTGCCGGACGGGAACCAGAAATTGTAGCCGTAGCTCGCCCGCTTCACGTTCATGCCGGCGTTGAAGCGCTCGCCGTCCTTCAGCAGCGTCTGACGCAACGGCGAGTCGAGCCAGGCATTGAGGTTGGCATCGCTGTCGAACGACAGGATGATGATCCACTCATCATGCAGGCCGGGAATCGGCCGCTCGATCTTGTGGCGCAGGAACCCTTTGAACTCGGCTTCCGCGGCCTGGATGCGCTGCTGCCATTTGAGGAACGCATCCTCGAGCCCGTCAGGCACCTTGAAGGAGATCACGGCTGAGACTGCGCTATCGCGCTGGACGCCGGTGTCGGGCAGGATATGGACATCCTCCGAACCGACGAAGTAGCGCTGCACCTCTCCGATCAGCTTCGCCCGCACATCGCTCTGGAGCCAGGCACGTGCCGCGCTCGGGCTTGTGAAACGCAGGATCGTCACCCAGTCCACATGCGCGGGCGGCTGCGGCGGCACCACCTCCTGACTGAGGAAGCCGGGCCAGGTCTTGAGCACCTCGCCGACCTCGCCGTTCCAGCGCGCGAACGCGGCGAAGCCATCGTCCGCGATACGGCGCTGGATGACGAGGGCGACCGGCTGGCCGGCTGAATCAGGAGATGCGCTCATGGGCAGCGGCTTCAGCTCTTCTTGTAGAGACGCTTGCCCATCACCCAGGTCTCGTCGACGCAGCGATCGTCGCCGACCATCATGACGGCGAACAGCATGTTCGCGGCTTCGTCGACCGTGCGCGGACCAGCACCGTCGGCGACCAGCGACTGGTGCCAGGGCTGCGCCAGCTGGCCGGCATTCGGATCGAGCGCGACGAAATCGGCCTCCTTGCCGGGCTCGAAATTGCCGAGCTTGTCATCGATATAGAGGCCTTCGGCGCCGCCGAGCGTGACCGACCAGAAGCCGCGGTAGGGCGAGAGCTTGTTGCGCTCGGCTTCCGCGAGATCCTTGCGCGCCGGATCGATGCTGCCGTCGAGCATCGTGTTGTTGCACATGCCGACCTTGTAGGCATCGTCGAGCACGGCGATCATCGAGAAGCGGTTGCCGCCGCCGACGTCGGTGCCGAACGACATCCTGACGCGATGCTCCGGATCGGTGGCACGGCCGAGACGGAACAGGCCGCTGCCGAGGAACAGGTTCGAGCACGGGCAGAACACCACCGCCGCGCCCTTCTTCGACATGCGTCGGAACTCGTTGTTGGAGAGATAGACGCCATGACCGCCGGAGAATTTCGGTCCGACCAGATCGAACTTCTCGTAGACGCCGAGATAGTCCTGGCAGTCCGGATGCTCGACCAGCACGCCGGTGCATTCGGCCGGGTTCTCGGAGATGTGGGTGTTGACCCAGCAGTCCGGATGCTCGTGCTTGAGGCGCTGGCACGCCTTGAGCAGCTCAGGCGAAGCGCCGAAGGCAAAGCGCGGCGTGATGGCGTAGAGGTTGCGGCCCTTGTTGTGGTACTCCGCGATCAGCCGCTTGCTGTCGCGATAGAAATTCTCGGGCGTGTCGATGAAATCGGCCGGCGCGTTGCGGTCGATCCCTGTGAGGCCCGCGATCACGCGCATGTTGCGTCGTGCCGCTTCCTCGAACAGCTCTTCGGTCGAGACCGGCGAGGAGCTGGTGAAGGCCTGGCAGGTCGTGGTGCCGGCGGCGAGCAGTGCGTCGAGAAAACGCTTCACGCCCTCGCGCGCATAGTTGCGATCCTTGTACTTGATTTCCTCGGGATAGATCGACTTCTGCAGCCACGGCAGCAGCTGCTCGCCATAGGCCCCTAGCACGCGGGTCTGCGGCAGATGGATGTGGCCGTCGATGAAGCCCGGCAGAATTATGCGGTCCTTGATGTGGGTGACCTCGACGCTCCGATGCGCGGCGGCGATCTTGTCGTAGGGACCGAACGCCTTGATCACGCCGTCCGTGACGACCATCAGGCCGTCCTGATGAAAGCGCGCGGCGGCCTGCTCGTTGCCGATGTGCTTCCAGGGATCATCGACGAAGTCGAAGAACGTGCCGCGAATACCGACGGTGGTCATGAGGAGGTTCCTTCCTTAAGTCTGTGTGGCGTTGCGCGCCGAGGGCAGCGAGATCGCAAGCAGCGCGCCCGCGATGGCGCAGAGGCCGAGATAGAGCCAGCCGATCGGCGCCTGCGTCGTTTCGGGCAGCACCGCTGCGATCGCCATGGCGCCGCTGACGGCGAGATAGCAGAGCGCGCTGATGAGGCCGCCGATCAGGCCGTGGTCGCGCTCGAACAGGCCGAGCGCCATGCCGTACATCATCGGGCACAGCACGCCGCAGCCGCCGAGCACCAGCGCACCACCGATCGTGATCGACGTAAAATCGAGGCCCACGGTCATGCCGGTCGCAGTGAGGACCGCGGCGCCGGCAAGGAACAGCGCGAAGGCGCCAAATCCCATCACGCGGGCCGGCATGAAGCGAGCGAAATGCGCGCAGCCGAGCTCGCCGGCGAGATTGACACCGCCGAGACCGAGCGCGACGAGGCCGTAGATGGCCGCCGAATAACCGAGGCCGGTCTGGTAGAAGAACGGCGCAACGACGCCGAAGGCGAGCTGCGCGCTCGCGGCAGCCGCAAACACCAGCACGAAGGCGAGGAAGCCCGGACGGACAAGCGCGTCGCGCAAGATGCCGGAAGTGCGGCGTGGGTCGAACGGCGCGCGGCGATCTGCCGGCAGCGTTTCGGGCAGAAGAAACACGACGATGGTAGCGACGATGGCCGCGGCGATCGCGATGACGATGAAGACGCCGCGCCAGGAGGTCAGCTCGACAATGAAGCCGCCGGCGGCGGGCGCAAGCACGGGCGCAAGGCCCCAGGCCGCCCCGAGCAGGCCGGAGATCGCGGTGAGCTCACGGCCGCGAAAGCAATCGGCGGCGACCGCATAGGCGACGACGAGGCAGGTGCAGCCGCCGATGCCTTGCAGGAAGCGCAAGCCCAGCAGCAGCGAGGCGCTGGTGGCGAGCGCGCAGGCGATGCTCATCGCGATCAGCACCGACAGCCCTGCGAGCAGGACGTTGCGGCGACCGAGCGTATCGGAGGCGATGCCAACAGGCACCAGCGCCAGACTCATGCCGAGCATGTAGGCGGTGACGGTGTTCTGCATCGCGGCGGAATCGGTTGCGAGGTCCACCACCATCTGCGGCAGGCCGGGCGTATAGGCATCGAGCGGAATCTGACTGAACGGCACGACGCACAGCAGGATCGGCACGATCCCACTTCTCGCGCGACCGGCGTCCGAAGCAAGTGCAGTCATGGCTTACGCCCCCTCGATGCCCGCGGGCCCCGTCTTTTCGTGCGCGCAATGAGACGCGACGATGCAGGTTGCGGATATTGACGCGCGGGAAGCTGCCAGAACTGTGTGTAAAAACTCTTAGGAGGTCCGCTTCAATGCGGACAGCAGCGAGGGCTCAAACTGAAAACGCGAAAACAACCCCATGCACAGTACAAATCATTGAGGAATTTCGCCTCGAACGGCGCCAGCCGAGCCGGCGCCGACATTCGACACGTCGGGCAAAACAGGAGCGTCATGCAACGCTCCCGATTTCGAAGTCGCCGCCGGGCCGAACCATTAACCGTTCGGAAGGCATGGGCGTTTCAGCACCGGCCGGCTTTCTGCGAGGCGCCGGTCAGACCAGGAAACCCTCGAGTGCTTCGAGAAACTGTCGCGGCGATTGAAGCTGCGGCACATGCGCGCAACCCGGAATGACCTTGAGCTCGGCGCGCGGCAATCCGGCGGCGAGCTCCCGCGACATTGGCGGCGGTGTCGCTTCGTCGTGCTCACCGACCATCACGAGCACCGGGACCTTCACCGCGGCAAGCTCTCCGCGGAGATCGAGGCTTGCCAATGCAGTGCATGCGGCGCGAAACACATCAGGGTCCGTGCGCAAGAAGGCTGCGCGACGATCCTGCATCAGCTCCGGATGCTGCGCCTGAAACTCGGGCGCGAACAGGCGCCGCATCGCGACGTCGGTGATGGCCTCGAGCCCCTTCTCGCGCGACGCCTTCGCCATGTTGCGAAACGCCTCGCGGCCGGCTTCCGAAAACGCCGCGCCGCTGTCGGCGAGAACGAGCCTGCTGGCGATCGCCGGATGCCGGATCGCCATCTGCAGCGCGACGAACCCGCCATAGCCGTTGCCGAGCACGATCGCCGGCGCGCCGCCGGCGGCATCGCGCACAGCTTCGGCCATCCGGTCGGCAACCGCAGCAAGTCCGCCTTCGACCGCGCGTGAGCGGCCGAAGCCCGGCAGCTCCGGCACGATGGTGCGAAACGATGTCTCGAGCTCAGGCACGATCGCGTCAAAGCTCGCGCGGTCCGACAAGAGCGAGTGGAAGAGGAACAGCGGCGGTCCTTCGCCCGATTGCGCGGCGTTGACGGTCCCGTTGGCAAGAAGCCTGTCCATATCCGGTCTTTCCTTGATTTCGTCGGCCGTTGGCATGCCGCGGAAGCCCTGACTGATAAATCAACTGACAGGGAATTCAAGCATTTGGGCCTTGACGTGAAATATCACGACTGAGATATTAACGCCAAGGAGATCATAAAAATCATGCTTTTGCGCGAAAATATCTACGATCGGCTTAGGTCTGATATTTTAGCTTGCCGCTTAGCGCCAGGCGATGAAATGCGCGAGCAGGATTTAGCCGAGCGCTATGACGTGAGCCGGCAACCGGTCCGGGATGCGCTGCTGCGGCTGCAGCGCGAGCACCTCGTGACGGTGCAGCCGCGCCAGGGCTATCGGGTCACGCCGATCTCGCTGTCCGATGCCCGCGACCTCTTGCGCTTCCGTCTTGCGCTGGAGCCAGCCTGCGTCGCCGAGGCGATCGAAAGCGCGCCCGACAGCGTCTTGAAGTCGCTCGACCAATTCCGCCGCTTCTCCGGCAATCACGAGGACTTCATCGCCTACAATCGCGGCTTCCACACCGCGCTGGCGCATGCCTCCGGCAATCGCCGCATGGCCACGGCGCTCTGCGACCTGATCGGCCAGGCCGACCGCCTGGTCCGTGTCAGCATCTCCAATCTGAAAGGCCACGACCCGGCGAAGCTCGTTGCCGAGCATGTCGCCCTCATCAACGCCATGCAACGGCGCGAGACGCGAACCGCCGCGCGCATCATCAAGGCCCATATCGGGGCCACCGAAAAACGCGTTCTGCCGGCGCTCAAGCGTAACGCCGTCATCGTCGAAGAGAGGTCGTCATGAACATCCCGTCAAAACCCGCGTCGATCGACGTTGAAATCCACGGCAATTTCATCGATGGGCGTGAAGTCGAGGCCGGCGCCGGCGCGATGCTGGACATCCGCAATCCCGCGACCGGCGACGTCATCGCCCGCATACCCAATTCCACCGCCGAAGACATCGACCGCGCCATGAAAAGCGCGCGCGCCGCGTTCGAAGGCAAGGCCTGGGGCGGCATGGACACGCGCGCGCGGGCGAGGCTCGTCAACAAGCTCGCCGACGCGTTCGAAGCCAATCTCGATAGCCTCTACCGGCTGGAGACCCTCAACAACGGCCGCCCGGTCAACGAGACCCGCGCGCAGCTCTCCCGCCTGCCTGATTTCTTTCGCTATTTCGCCGGCGTCGCGCTGTCGCGCCGCGATTCCGTGATCCCCGTCGAAGGCGCCTATCTGAACTACACGCTCCGCACCCCGATCGGGATCGTCGCCAACTGCACGCCGTTCAATCACCCGCTGATGATCCTGTGCAAGTCGCTCGCCGTGGTACTGGCAACCGGCTGCGTCACCGTGGTCAAGCCGTCGGAATACACGCCGCTGACGACCTTGAAGCTCGCGCAGATCTTCACCGAAGCGGGCCTGCCGCCCGGCGTCTTCAATATCGTTCTCGGCCTCGGCCAGAGCGCCGGCAAGATGCTGGCCGAACACGGCGACATCGACAAGCTTGTCCTGACCGGCGGCACCGAGGCCGGCCGCATCGCCGGCAGCGCAGCCGCGAAGGTGTTTGCGCATCAGACCATGGAGCTCGGCGGCAAGACGCCTGTCATGGTGTTCGACGATTTCGACGTCGACCGCGCCGTCAACTACGCCGCGTTCGGCGCCTTCATCGGCGCAGGCCAGACCTGCGTCTGTGCCTCGCGTCATATCGTCCAGGCCTCGATCTACGACGAATTCGTCGAGAAGCTGCAGGCCAAGACCCGCACGATCCGCGTCGGCGATCCCTTCGATCCGAGCACCCAGATGGGTCCCGTGATCTCGGCCAGGCAGCGCGACCGCGTTCTCAGCTATGTGGGCTATGGTCACGCCGACGGCGCGCGTCTCGTCACCGGCGGCGTTGCCGCCAAGGTGCCGGGCCACGACAACGGCTATTTCGTCGAGCCGACCGTGTTCGCCGACGTCAAATCCGACATGCGGATCTTCCAGGAGGAAGTGTTCGGTCCATTCACCTCGGTGACGCCGTTCAAGGACGAGGCCGATGCGCTGCGGCTCGCCAACGACTCGCCGTTTGGCCTGGCCGCCGCGATCCGCACCCGCGACGTCGCCCGCGCCCACCGCGTCGCGGCATCGGTCAAGGCCGGCATCGTCTGGATCAACGATCATCACCGCCTCGATCCGGCTTCGCCCTGGGGCGGCGTCGATGATTCCGGCATCGGCCGCGAGTGCGGCACCGAGAGCTTCAACGACCATTTCAACACCAAGAGCGTGATGGTCGCGACCCACGAGCAGCCGTTCGACTGGTACCGCGACACGGCCAACCAGAAGCGATTGAACTAGCAGAGACCAGAACCGGCAGACCGCCCACAGAAGGCGGGCCGCATCAACCAGAACAACAGTCAAGGGAGAGCG
This is a stretch of genomic DNA from Bradyrhizobium sp. CB2312. It encodes these proteins:
- a CDS encoding multidrug effflux MFS transporter, which codes for MTALASDAGRARSGIVPILLCVVPFSQIPLDAYTPGLPQMVVDLATDSAAMQNTVTAYMLGMSLALVPVGIASDTLGRRNVLLAGLSVLIAMSIACALATSASLLLGLRFLQGIGGCTCLVVAYAVAADCFRGRELTAISGLLGAAWGLAPVLAPAAGGFIVELTSWRGVFIVIAIAAAIVATIVVFLLPETLPADRRAPFDPRRTSGILRDALVRPGFLAFVLVFAAAASAQLAFGVVAPFFYQTGLGYSAAIYGLVALGLGGVNLAGELGCAHFARFMPARVMGFGAFALFLAGAAVLTATGMTVGLDFTSITIGGALVLGGCGVLCPMMYGMALGLFERDHGLIGGLISALCYLAVSGAMAIAAVLPETTQAPIGWLYLGLCAIAGALLAISLPSARNATQT
- a CDS encoding alpha/beta fold hydrolase; translation: MDRLLANGTVNAAQSGEGPPLFLFHSLLSDRASFDAIVPELETSFRTIVPELPGFGRSRAVEGGLAAVADRMAEAVRDAAGGAPAIVLGNGYGGFVALQMAIRHPAIASRLVLADSGAAFSEAGREAFRNMAKASREKGLEAITDVAMRRLFAPEFQAQHPELMQDRRAAFLRTDPDVFRAACTALASLDLRGELAAVKVPVLVMVGEHDEATPPPMSRELAAGLPRAELKVIPGCAHVPQLQSPRQFLEALEGFLV
- the guaD gene encoding guanine deaminase, which produces MTTVGIRGTFFDFVDDPWKHIGNEQAAARFHQDGLMVVTDGVIKAFGPYDKIAAAHRSVEVTHIKDRIILPGFIDGHIHLPQTRVLGAYGEQLLPWLQKSIYPEEIKYKDRNYAREGVKRFLDALLAAGTTTCQAFTSSSPVSTEELFEEAARRNMRVIAGLTGIDRNAPADFIDTPENFYRDSKRLIAEYHNKGRNLYAITPRFAFGASPELLKACQRLKHEHPDCWVNTHISENPAECTGVLVEHPDCQDYLGVYEKFDLVGPKFSGGHGVYLSNNEFRRMSKKGAAVVFCPCSNLFLGSGLFRLGRATDPEHRVRMSFGTDVGGGNRFSMIAVLDDAYKVGMCNNTMLDGSIDPARKDLAEAERNKLSPYRGFWSVTLGGAEGLYIDDKLGNFEPGKEADFVALDPNAGQLAQPWHQSLVADGAGPRTVDEAANMLFAVMMVGDDRCVDETWVMGKRLYKKS
- a CDS encoding aldehyde dehydrogenase — translated: MNIPSKPASIDVEIHGNFIDGREVEAGAGAMLDIRNPATGDVIARIPNSTAEDIDRAMKSARAAFEGKAWGGMDTRARARLVNKLADAFEANLDSLYRLETLNNGRPVNETRAQLSRLPDFFRYFAGVALSRRDSVIPVEGAYLNYTLRTPIGIVANCTPFNHPLMILCKSLAVVLATGCVTVVKPSEYTPLTTLKLAQIFTEAGLPPGVFNIVLGLGQSAGKMLAEHGDIDKLVLTGGTEAGRIAGSAAAKVFAHQTMELGGKTPVMVFDDFDVDRAVNYAAFGAFIGAGQTCVCASRHIVQASIYDEFVEKLQAKTRTIRVGDPFDPSTQMGPVISARQRDRVLSYVGYGHADGARLVTGGVAAKVPGHDNGYFVEPTVFADVKSDMRIFQEEVFGPFTSVTPFKDEADALRLANDSPFGLAAAIRTRDVARAHRVAASVKAGIVWINDHHRLDPASPWGGVDDSGIGRECGTESFNDHFNTKSVMVATHEQPFDWYRDTANQKRLN
- a CDS encoding GntR family transcriptional regulator, whose product is MLLRENIYDRLRSDILACRLAPGDEMREQDLAERYDVSRQPVRDALLRLQREHLVTVQPRQGYRVTPISLSDARDLLRFRLALEPACVAEAIESAPDSVLKSLDQFRRFSGNHEDFIAYNRGFHTALAHASGNRRMATALCDLIGQADRLVRVSISNLKGHDPAKLVAEHVALINAMQRRETRTAARIIKAHIGATEKRVLPALKRNAVIVEERSS
- a CDS encoding antibiotic biosynthesis monooxygenase, which gives rise to MSASPDSAGQPVALVIQRRIADDGFAAFARWNGEVGEVLKTWPGFLSQEVVPPQPPAHVDWVTILRFTSPSAARAWLQSDVRAKLIGEVQRYFVGSEDVHILPDTGVQRDSAVSAVISFKVPDGLEDAFLKWQQRIQAAEAEFKGFLRHKIERPIPGLHDEWIIILSFDSDANLNAWLDSPLRQTLLKDGERFNAGMNVKRASYGYNFWFPSGKVEAPAQGPGFIWKSNLIVLLVLYPVVYLWGYFISRPLIDSHGVPVWLSLFIGNLVSTQLLGWWLVPAAFKALDWWITPKAAISRQIAGYALLAALYAGSMGLYALLLAWHWGR